In a genomic window of Nyctibius grandis isolate bNycGra1 chromosome 4, bNycGra1.pri, whole genome shotgun sequence:
- the PTH gene encoding parathyroid hormone, producing the protein MTSIKNLARTAIILYAICFFTNSDGRPMMKRSVSEMQLMHNLGEHRHTVERQDWLQMKLQDVHSALEDARTQRPRNKDDIVLGEIRSLRLLPEHLQAAMQKKSIDLDKAYMDVLFKTKP; encoded by the exons ATGACTTCTATAAAAAATCTGGCCAGGACTGCAATCATTTTATATGCCATATGCTTTTTTACAAACTCTGATGGAAGACCAATGAT GAAAAGATCAGTGAGTGAGATGCAATTAATGCATAATCTTGGAGAGCATCGACACACCGTGGAGAGACAGGACTGGCTTCAGATGAAACTGCAGGATGTGCACAGTGCCCTCGAGGATGCTAGGACCCAGAGGCCTCGAAACAAGGATGATATTGTCCTGGGTGAGATACGAAGTCTGAGGCTGCTCCCTGAGCATTTGCAGGCAGCAATGCAAAAGAAATCCATTGATCTGGACAAAGCTTACATGGATGTActctttaaaacaaagccaTAA